A section of the Flavobacterium ardleyense genome encodes:
- a CDS encoding outer membrane beta-barrel protein, with translation MKLSFTYLVPLFFCMTEVNAQKTNSNDTIKTTQLDEVVLVTKKKAVEQKADRTVFDFSEQSHLNSGSLMEGLKKLPGLIISDVAGALYQGKPLEVYLDGRPLNIYSNELNSYLEGMPANAVERVEIITQPGAEFPATSGGAIINIITSKNAKRYLSATYSNGYSFTNYEQARHRFNNSLLLSAKNNLFGWQFQAGQNYSESLQTTAFYTPTLLLSANKSERINRTYFIKSGLKFDLGNDRLLVNYDFTSGLNGRLVDAVGYNFANVDRSNTDVQRHDVMLTYQKRFKDLTKKLDFRANYNNNQDNFNLRAIPSGTVSLLNDYKQNFYQFKTDYSQQLQFLTDTKWSSGLLADKLDFVTKSFGIENLNYERTTLAVYTEFQTKHKDFEFILGARLESYNIEGKTDIGTLTPFDLTRFFPNASVQYNLMPQVYLNTNYNRKISLPNTSALNPNNTSYQNPNVDFSGNPNLQPTIYDNYEVRVSAFEYFFIGYSISDANNKIVDRIISTPTGAASVSQNIPKLKVRNVNLGVPIPYMLFTKGLKETLKFNFNPDDINFMYIYVGNQRHILQEIESKSFWVYNIMSQVVLPSKIKFTVNYNATSTGGNYQYYAIREQLSESLDITFAKKFISDNLSVSIYANDILNTSKQGLDAIGTNLMYDSKYDTRRFGFSLNYKIPTKNKLAKEQGNILNEGEKGEDTLLK, from the coding sequence ATGAAGTTATCCTTTACGTATCTTGTTCCGTTATTCTTCTGTATGACAGAAGTTAATGCGCAGAAAACCAATTCAAACGACACGATAAAAACCACGCAATTAGACGAAGTTGTATTAGTAACTAAAAAAAAAGCGGTTGAACAAAAGGCTGACAGAACAGTTTTTGATTTCTCCGAACAGTCACATCTGAACTCTGGCTCATTAATGGAAGGATTAAAAAAGCTTCCTGGACTAATTATTTCGGACGTTGCCGGTGCTTTGTACCAAGGGAAGCCACTAGAAGTGTATCTAGATGGTAGACCACTAAATATCTATTCAAACGAACTAAACTCTTATTTAGAAGGTATGCCAGCAAACGCTGTAGAAAGAGTTGAAATTATCACTCAACCTGGCGCAGAATTTCCAGCTACTTCTGGAGGTGCAATTATTAATATTATTACATCCAAAAATGCAAAAAGATATTTGAGTGCTACCTATTCAAATGGTTACAGTTTTACAAATTATGAGCAAGCGAGACACCGATTTAATAACAGTCTTCTGCTTAGTGCCAAAAACAACCTTTTTGGATGGCAATTTCAAGCTGGCCAAAATTATTCTGAAAGCTTGCAGACTACCGCATTTTACACTCCAACACTTCTCCTTTCTGCCAACAAATCTGAAAGAATTAATCGCACCTATTTTATAAAATCAGGTTTAAAATTTGATTTGGGAAACGATCGATTATTAGTGAATTATGATTTTACCTCTGGTTTAAATGGCCGTTTGGTGGATGCTGTGGGTTATAATTTTGCTAATGTCGATAGAAGCAATACCGATGTGCAACGACATGATGTAATGCTTACCTATCAAAAACGTTTTAAGGATCTGACTAAAAAACTGGATTTTCGTGCTAATTATAACAATAATCAAGATAATTTTAATCTGAGAGCAATTCCAAGTGGAACGGTCAGTTTGCTAAATGACTACAAGCAGAATTTCTACCAATTTAAAACTGATTATTCACAACAACTGCAATTTTTAACCGACACTAAATGGAGTTCGGGACTTCTCGCAGATAAGCTAGATTTTGTCACTAAAAGTTTTGGGATAGAAAACCTAAATTACGAGCGGACTACTCTGGCCGTCTACACTGAATTTCAAACAAAACATAAGGACTTTGAATTCATTCTCGGCGCAAGACTTGAATCCTACAATATCGAAGGCAAAACCGACATTGGTACTTTAACACCATTTGATTTAACGCGATTTTTCCCGAATGCTTCGGTCCAATATAATTTGATGCCGCAAGTGTACCTTAATACCAATTACAATAGAAAGATTAGCCTTCCTAACACCTCAGCGCTTAATCCAAACAATACAAGTTATCAAAATCCTAACGTTGATTTTTCTGGAAATCCAAATTTGCAACCAACCATATATGATAATTACGAAGTAAGAGTTAGTGCTTTCGAATACTTTTTTATTGGGTATTCTATTAGTGATGCCAATAATAAAATTGTAGATCGTATTATTTCAACCCCTACCGGAGCAGCGAGTGTATCCCAAAATATTCCGAAATTAAAAGTTCGAAACGTCAATTTAGGAGTTCCTATTCCTTATATGCTCTTTACAAAAGGTCTAAAAGAGACATTAAAATTTAATTTCAATCCAGACGATATCAATTTTATGTACATCTATGTCGGAAATCAGAGGCATATTTTGCAGGAAATTGAGTCCAAGTCTTTTTGGGTATACAACATTATGTCGCAAGTAGTACTGCCTTCAAAGATTAAATTTACAGTTAATTACAATGCAACTAGTACCGGAGGTAACTATCAGTATTATGCAATACGTGAGCAACTTAGCGAATCATTAGATATTACGTTTGCCAAAAAATTTATCTCAGATAATCTATCGGTTTCAATTTACGCAAATGACATTCTGAACACTAGTAAACAAGGTTTGGACGCTATAGGTACCAACTTAATGTATGATAGTAAATACGATACTAGAAGATTCGGTTTTTCGTTAAATTATAAAATTCCGACTAAAAATAAATTGGCAAAAGAACAAGGGAATATTTTGAATGAAGGAGAAAAAGGAGAAGACACTCTTTTGAAATAA
- the trpC gene encoding indole-3-glycerol phosphate synthase TrpC, giving the protein MNILQQIVSDKKREIILKKSVVSVAQLEASDLFRTTTISLKKSLQKSKYGIIAEHKRRSPSKAIINQSLSLEEVVCGYEKAKVGGISVLTDSKYFGGSLEDLVLARARVRIPILRKEFIIDEYQILEAKANGADAILLIASILTKAEIKTLSEFAKAIGLEVLLEVHNQEELEKCLMPSLDMIGVNNRNLDTFEVNLNTSRELATLIPTEFLKISESGISSAKDVIELETFGFKGFLMGENFMKTANPGEAAKRFISDLNAQ; this is encoded by the coding sequence ATGAATATCCTACAACAAATAGTATCTGATAAAAAACGTGAAATCATCCTAAAGAAATCTGTGGTATCGGTTGCACAACTAGAAGCTTCTGATTTGTTTCGGACGACAACAATTTCCTTAAAAAAAAGTTTACAAAAATCAAAATATGGAATTATTGCGGAACATAAACGCCGTTCTCCTTCCAAGGCGATTATCAATCAAAGTCTGTCTCTCGAAGAAGTTGTTTGTGGGTATGAAAAAGCAAAAGTTGGTGGAATTTCAGTTTTAACCGATTCAAAATATTTCGGAGGATCGTTGGAAGATTTGGTTTTAGCCAGAGCAAGGGTCAGAATTCCAATTTTAAGAAAAGAGTTTATAATTGACGAATATCAAATTCTTGAAGCTAAAGCAAATGGCGCCGATGCAATATTGTTAATTGCTTCAATTCTCACGAAAGCGGAAATTAAAACACTTTCTGAATTTGCCAAAGCAATTGGATTGGAAGTTCTTTTAGAAGTTCACAATCAGGAAGAATTAGAAAAGTGTTTGATGCCAAGCCTCGATATGATTGGCGTAAACAACCGTAATCTCGACACTTTTGAAGTCAATTTAAATACTAGCCGAGAACTGGCGACGTTGATTCCAACTGAATTCTTGAAAATATCCGAAAGCGGAATTTCTTCGGCAAAAGATGTGATCGAATTAGAAACTTTCGGATTTAAAGGATTCTTGATGGGTGAAAACTTTATGAAAACAGCAAATCCGGGAGAAGCTGCGAAAAGGTTTATTTCAGATTTAAACGCTCAATAA
- a CDS encoding anthranilate synthase component I family protein, translating to MKKFILKTKYRQILADTITPVSVYLKIRDKFPNSILLESSDYHANDNSFSYICCNPIASIKIENEVISTKFPDGTSDDVAIVEATNVAETVETFSNNFQVDTNEFKFINNGLFGYISYDAVKYFEKLNISKKDSRTSIPEMQYHIYQNIIAINHFKNEAYIFCHSLDGRDNTDEIEQLLQSRNISTYKFKKDEKGFSNLTDAEFKQNVAIAKKHCMRGDVFQLVLSRRFTQAFKGDEFNVYRALRSINPSPYLFFFDYGDFKIFGSSPEAQLIIKDRLAEIHPIAGTFKRTGNDEQDAILAKKLSEDQKENSEHVMLVDLARNDLSRNGRNAQIEKYREVQFFSHVIHLVSKVTALLHTQASTMKVVGDTFPAGTLSGAPKHRAMQLIDQYEKTNRNFYGGAIGFMDFEGNFNHAIMIRTFLSKNHQLHSQAGAGIVASSDEELEMQEVYNKLRALNKAVEMAETI from the coding sequence ATGAAAAAGTTCATTTTAAAAACTAAATACAGACAAATCCTAGCCGACACAATTACTCCGGTAAGTGTTTATCTGAAGATACGTGATAAGTTTCCGAATAGCATTTTGCTAGAAAGTAGTGATTACCACGCAAACGATAATAGCTTTTCGTATATCTGCTGCAATCCAATTGCTTCTATCAAAATTGAAAATGAAGTGATTAGTACAAAATTTCCTGATGGAACTTCTGATGATGTTGCGATAGTAGAAGCCACTAATGTCGCAGAAACTGTTGAAACTTTTTCAAATAATTTTCAGGTTGACACCAACGAATTTAAATTCATTAACAATGGACTTTTTGGATATATCTCCTACGATGCCGTGAAGTACTTTGAAAAACTAAATATTTCTAAGAAAGATTCTCGCACAAGTATTCCAGAAATGCAATACCACATTTATCAGAATATTATTGCGATCAATCATTTCAAAAATGAAGCGTATATTTTTTGCCACAGCCTAGATGGCAGAGATAATACTGATGAAATAGAGCAACTTTTGCAATCGCGAAATATTTCGACTTACAAATTTAAAAAGGACGAAAAAGGATTTTCAAATCTTACGGATGCTGAATTTAAGCAAAACGTAGCAATTGCTAAAAAACATTGTATGCGAGGCGATGTTTTTCAATTAGTTCTGTCAAGACGTTTTACCCAAGCTTTTAAAGGTGATGAGTTTAATGTTTACAGAGCTTTAAGAAGCATCAACCCTTCACCCTACTTATTTTTCTTTGATTATGGAGATTTCAAAATTTTTGGATCATCTCCCGAAGCACAATTAATTATCAAAGATCGATTAGCCGAAATTCATCCTATTGCAGGAACATTTAAACGTACTGGCAATGACGAACAAGATGCTATTCTAGCCAAAAAATTGTCCGAAGATCAAAAAGAAAATAGTGAGCACGTAATGTTGGTCGATTTGGCTAGAAACGATTTAAGTCGCAACGGACGTAATGCGCAAATTGAAAAATATCGAGAAGTACAATTCTTCTCTCACGTAATTCATCTAGTTTCCAAGGTAACTGCACTTTTGCACACGCAGGCTTCAACAATGAAAGTTGTTGGAGATACTTTTCCTGCTGGCACTTTGAGCGGCGCACCTAAACACCGCGCGATGCAACTCATTGATCAGTACGAAAAGACCAATCGAAATTTCTACGGAGGTGCAATTGGATTTATGGATTTTGAAGGAAATTTTAACCACGCCATTATGATTAGAACTTTTCTAAGTAAAAATCATCAACTTCATTCTCAAGCGGGCGCTGGAATAGTAGCAAGTTCTGACGAAGAACTCGAGATGCAAGAAGTTTACAATAAACTGAGAGCACTGAACAAAGCGGTCGAAATGGCAGAAACAATTTAA
- a CDS encoding endonuclease/exonuclease/phosphatase family protein — MLLTYYILSALFILASALPFIPHQHWIFRVPEIGRIQVMFLQLIAIMIGLLFVENKDLLFWISIGIHSIFIAHHLMLLIPYTPIYRKRVKDNVQKHSDTVSVISVNVYQFNEQYQNLVDLVLEVKPDILLTMESNQAWDDALTAIEKDYPNFKKVPLENTYGIHFYTRFEVKSIKVNYLISDDLPSIEASVITDDGFDFTFFGVHPPPPSPTEEDTSKERDGELLALGKKVLETKGATIVVGDFNNVAWAKSSILFRKTSELIDPRIGRGFVSTYHARYWVLRFPIDLFFHSTEIFIEDFKTLRNIGSDHLPLFSKFYINKTEDIQEDEVETLEKEEEQEVEEMIEDGIAEQSERPQVATE; from the coding sequence ATGCTATTAACCTACTACATACTTTCGGCATTATTTATTCTAGCATCAGCTTTGCCTTTTATTCCGCATCAACATTGGATATTTCGAGTTCCAGAAATTGGTCGAATTCAAGTGATGTTTCTTCAATTGATAGCTATTATGATTGGTTTATTATTTGTAGAAAACAAAGATTTGCTTTTTTGGATCTCTATAGGCATTCATTCAATCTTCATCGCGCATCACTTAATGCTATTAATTCCGTACACTCCAATATATAGAAAACGTGTAAAGGATAATGTTCAAAAACACTCGGATACGGTCTCAGTAATTTCTGTAAATGTGTATCAGTTTAATGAGCAATATCAAAATCTAGTGGATTTAGTGTTGGAAGTCAAGCCAGACATTTTGCTCACAATGGAATCAAATCAAGCGTGGGATGATGCACTAACTGCAATCGAAAAGGATTATCCTAATTTTAAAAAAGTTCCTCTCGAAAATACTTACGGAATTCACTTCTACACAAGATTCGAAGTAAAGTCAATTAAGGTTAACTATCTAATTTCAGACGATCTTCCTAGTATCGAGGCGTCTGTAATAACTGATGATGGCTTTGATTTTACTTTTTTTGGAGTTCATCCACCACCACCAAGTCCTACAGAAGAAGATACAAGCAAGGAGCGAGATGGCGAACTTCTCGCTTTGGGTAAAAAGGTTTTAGAAACCAAAGGAGCAACAATTGTTGTTGGCGACTTTAATAATGTTGCCTGGGCAAAATCGTCAATTCTATTTAGAAAAACTTCCGAATTAATCGATCCAAGGATTGGTCGTGGATTTGTTTCGACCTATCATGCTAGATATTGGGTGTTGCGTTTTCCAATAGATTTGTTTTTTCATTCGACTGAAATCTTTATCGAAGATTTCAAAACTTTGCGAAATATTGGTAGTGATCACCTGCCACTATTTTCTAAATTCTATATTAACAAAACTGAGGATATTCAAGAAGACGAAGTAGAAACGTTGGAGAAGGAAGAGGAGCAGGAAGTAGAAGAAATGATAGAAGATGGCATTGCAGAGCAGAGCGAGAGACCGCAAGT
- a CDS encoding anthranilate synthase component II — translation MKKVLVIDNYDSFTYNLVHYLEEMNHEVTVFRNDEFDIDEVQNFDKIVLSPGPGIPDEAGLLKEVIEKYAATKSILGVCLGQQAIAEVFGGTLLNLDRVYHGISTKIEVVVDDEVLFQNLETQFEVGRYHSWIVENPLPAVLQITSIDDDGQIMSLRHRKFDVRGVQFHPESVLTPNGKQMLRNWLNE, via the coding sequence ATGAAAAAAGTATTGGTAATAGATAATTACGACAGTTTTACATACAATCTCGTTCATTATTTAGAAGAAATGAATCACGAAGTGACCGTTTTTCGAAATGATGAGTTTGACATCGACGAAGTTCAAAATTTTGATAAAATAGTATTATCGCCAGGACCAGGAATTCCAGATGAGGCTGGATTGCTAAAAGAAGTCATAGAAAAATATGCAGCGACCAAAAGTATTTTGGGTGTTTGCCTAGGGCAGCAAGCAATTGCAGAAGTTTTTGGAGGCACGCTTCTAAATCTTGATCGAGTGTATCACGGAATTTCAACCAAAATTGAAGTGGTTGTTGATGATGAAGTATTGTTTCAAAATTTAGAAACACAATTTGAAGTTGGCCGTTACCATTCGTGGATTGTCGAAAACCCATTGCCTGCAGTTTTACAAATCACATCTATTGACGATGATGGTCAAATTATGTCGCTTAGACACAGAAAATTTGATGTCCGCGGAGTTCAATTTCATCCAGAAAGCGTGCTGACGCCAAATGGAAAACAGATGTTGCGTAATTGGCTTAATGAGTAG
- the trpD gene encoding anthranilate phosphoribosyltransferase, protein MKTILNRLINHEVLDKQEAKNVLINISKGNYNSNQIASFLTVYMMRTVTIEELEGFRDALLEMCVRIDLSDFNTIDLCGTGGDGKDTFNISTLSAFVVAGAEIKVAKHGNYGVSSISGSSNVLEMLGVKFSSNNEQLKRSLDHAGICVMHAPLFHPALKNVGQIRKDLAIKTFFNMLGPMVNPSFPKNQLVGVFNLEIARMYAYLYQNSEVNFAILHSMDGYDEISLTGPTKIIKNNQEGIFEPAHFGLSVLNQNAIKGGNTVDESAKIFYDIISGNGTQAQQDVVCANAAIAIATVENCTEQEGFERARRSLLSGNAKKSLERLIEMN, encoded by the coding sequence ATGAAAACTATATTAAACCGACTTATAAATCACGAAGTTCTAGATAAACAAGAGGCAAAAAATGTCTTGATAAATATTTCTAAGGGAAACTATAACAGCAATCAGATTGCATCCTTCCTCACCGTATATATGATGCGAACAGTTACAATTGAAGAGTTGGAAGGTTTCCGTGATGCCCTTCTCGAAATGTGTGTTCGAATCGACTTGTCAGATTTTAATACAATTGATCTTTGCGGAACTGGAGGCGACGGAAAGGATACTTTCAACATTTCGACCTTGTCTGCCTTTGTAGTTGCAGGTGCAGAAATAAAAGTTGCAAAGCACGGAAATTACGGGGTTTCTTCTATTTCGGGTTCGAGTAATGTTTTGGAAATGCTAGGTGTGAAATTTAGTAGCAACAACGAACAATTAAAACGAAGTCTAGACCACGCAGGAATTTGTGTGATGCACGCACCTCTTTTTCATCCCGCGCTAAAAAATGTCGGTCAAATTCGGAAAGATTTGGCTATAAAAACATTCTTTAATATGCTTGGCCCGATGGTAAATCCGTCATTTCCGAAAAATCAGTTGGTTGGAGTTTTTAATTTAGAAATTGCTCGTATGTATGCTTATCTCTATCAAAATAGTGAGGTGAACTTCGCAATCCTACATTCTATGGACGGCTATGACGAAATCTCATTAACTGGACCAACAAAAATAATTAAGAATAACCAAGAAGGAATTTTTGAACCAGCACACTTTGGACTTTCAGTTTTAAACCAAAATGCAATAAAAGGAGGGAATACTGTTGATGAATCTGCCAAAATATTTTACGATATTATTAGCGGCAATGGCACTCAGGCTCAGCAAGACGTTGTGTGCGCAAATGCAGCAATCGCAATTGCTACAGTAGAAAATTGTACTGAGCAAGAAGGTTTTGAAAGAGCAAGAAGAAGTCTTCTATCTGGAAATGCCAAAAAATCATTAGAGCGATTAATCGAGATGAATTAA
- a CDS encoding mechanosensitive ion channel family protein, translating to MIVLAAQSQRASDSIEKVRLEEKIRGLNTTDNLEKKSLQNQLNTLRIKDSIRLVQKKLAIDSRRSAATGYPVIGFFKDTLFTIYNNSGSFTAHDRAVAVSDRIQKLSESFNVAADSLSLVHNESSVDILNGDRIILTISENDALWNDATTKELAEKYREIIQTALKKYKAETSLITLAKEFALAILVLVVLGLIIFYTGKLFKYSANQIEKQQDVRIKGIKIKDYELFDSRRQVNTLLALNKLIKWILILILISVALPILFGIFPWTRHFAETLFGYILTPVKKIAFSLWNYLPNLITIIVILIAFKYVMRALKFLKYEVESGNLKISGFYPDWANPTFQILRIMVLAFMVVVIFPYLPGSDSPIFKGVSVFLGFLFTFGSAGSLSNMIAGLVLTYMRLFKIGDRVKIGDVSGDVIEKSLLVTRLKTPLNEIISIPNSTVMSNHTINYSMESLNQGLVLSAAVTIGYDVPWKDVHKALLEAADRTPQFLKDPKPFVLQTGLEDFYVGYEVYGYTRGANMQASIHSQLFSNILDTFNEDGIEILSPHYRAERDGNAVTIPTNYTNIQK from the coding sequence ATGATTGTACTTGCGGCGCAAAGCCAGCGAGCCAGCGACTCTATAGAAAAAGTGCGACTCGAAGAAAAAATCCGCGGATTAAATACCACCGATAATCTGGAGAAAAAATCACTTCAAAACCAACTCAACACTCTCAGGATTAAGGACAGTATTCGGCTTGTCCAGAAGAAATTAGCGATAGATTCAAGACGATCAGCGGCAACCGGATATCCTGTTATAGGATTTTTTAAGGACACTTTATTCACAATTTATAACAACTCTGGAAGTTTTACCGCGCACGACCGCGCAGTTGCAGTTTCTGATCGTATTCAAAAATTATCCGAATCTTTTAATGTCGCTGCCGATTCTCTAAGTCTTGTACACAATGAGTCGAGTGTCGATATTTTAAATGGTGATCGAATTATTTTAACAATTTCAGAAAATGATGCGTTGTGGAATGATGCTACAACCAAGGAATTAGCAGAGAAATACAGAGAAATAATTCAGACAGCTCTAAAGAAGTACAAAGCTGAAACCAGTCTAATTACCTTGGCAAAAGAATTTGCATTGGCTATTTTAGTTTTGGTGGTGCTAGGATTAATCATTTTTTATACAGGCAAACTTTTTAAATATTCTGCAAATCAAATAGAAAAACAACAGGATGTCCGCATAAAAGGTATCAAGATTAAAGACTACGAATTATTTGATTCTCGTCGCCAAGTCAATACTTTGTTAGCTTTAAATAAGTTGATAAAATGGATTTTGATTCTAATCCTGATTTCGGTTGCGTTGCCTATTTTATTTGGAATTTTTCCGTGGACACGTCATTTTGCCGAGACCTTATTTGGATATATCTTAACCCCAGTCAAAAAAATCGCATTTTCGTTGTGGAACTATTTGCCAAATTTAATTACGATTATTGTTATTTTAATTGCGTTCAAATATGTGATGAGGGCTTTAAAATTTTTAAAATATGAAGTAGAAAGCGGAAATCTTAAAATATCAGGATTTTATCCAGACTGGGCAAATCCGACCTTTCAAATTTTGCGAATAATGGTTTTGGCTTTTATGGTTGTGGTAATTTTCCCATACCTTCCGGGCAGCGATTCACCAATATTTAAAGGAGTTTCGGTATTTTTAGGGTTTCTTTTTACTTTTGGGTCTGCGGGTTCTTTGTCCAATATGATTGCTGGATTGGTGCTCACCTATATGCGACTGTTTAAAATTGGCGATCGGGTAAAAATTGGCGATGTTTCGGGTGATGTTATCGAGAAATCGTTATTAGTTACTAGGCTTAAGACGCCTCTCAACGAGATAATTTCCATCCCAAATTCAACAGTAATGAGCAATCATACCATCAATTATTCAATGGAAAGCCTAAATCAAGGCCTTGTTTTATCGGCTGCCGTAACGATAGGTTACGATGTACCGTGGAAGGACGTACATAAAGCGCTGCTCGAAGCTGCCGATCGCACACCACAATTTCTAAAAGATCCAAAGCCTTTTGTACTTCAGACTGGTCTGGAAGATTTTTATGTGGGCTACGAAGTTTATGGCTACACCCGCGGTGCTAATATGCAGGCCAGCATTCACTCTCAATTATTTTCCAATATTCTAGATACATTCAATGAGGATGGAATCGAAATTTTATCCCCTCATTATCGTGCCGAGCGCGACGGAAATGCGGTGACCATTCCTACAAATTATACTAATATTCAAAAATAG
- a CDS encoding phosphoribosylanthranilate isomerase, whose translation MNKEISKASAAIKICGMTETTNIIEVANLLPDYMGFIFHEKSSRNFKGTIPKLPSSIKKSGVFVAEKIDGILEKIALHDLQAVQLHGEESAEFCKDLRNQLTAKIEIIKVFSVGHDFDFEILKDFENCCDYFLFDTKGKQAGGNGFSFDWEILEKYPSQKPFFLSGGIGLEEINKVKKLLKSELPIYGIDFNSKLERSAGIKNIKLCQEVLASF comes from the coding sequence ATGAATAAAGAAATTTCTAAAGCATCTGCAGCAATCAAAATCTGTGGAATGACCGAAACCACTAATATAATTGAAGTTGCAAATTTGTTACCCGACTATATGGGATTCATTTTTCATGAAAAATCAAGTCGGAATTTTAAAGGAACAATTCCAAAACTGCCTTCGTCAATTAAGAAATCAGGCGTATTTGTGGCAGAAAAAATCGATGGTATTTTAGAAAAAATTGCTCTTCACGATCTGCAAGCGGTACAGTTGCACGGAGAAGAATCTGCTGAATTTTGCAAAGATTTGAGAAATCAACTGACTGCGAAAATTGAGATTATAAAAGTGTTCTCGGTTGGACACGATTTCGATTTTGAGATTTTAAAAGATTTCGAAAACTGCTGCGATTATTTTCTATTTGATACCAAAGGAAAACAAGCTGGAGGAAATGGATTTAGCTTCGATTGGGAAATTTTAGAAAAATATCCTTCTCAGAAACCATTCTTTTTAAGCGGCGGTATAGGATTAGAAGAAATTAACAAGGTTAAGAAATTACTAAAATCAGAATTACCCATCTACGGAATCGATTTTAATAGTAAACTCGAAAGGTCAGCTGGAATTAAAAATATAAAACTCTGTCAAGAAGTACTTGCAAGTTTTTAG
- the trpB gene encoding tryptophan synthase subunit beta: MSYNVNEKGYYGDFGGAFIPEMLYPNVEELRSKYLELTADIEFQAEFDALLKDYVGRPTPLYFAENLSKKYNTKIYLKREDLCHTGAHKINNTIGQILLAKRLGKTRIIAETGAGQHGVATATVCALMGLECIVFMGEVDIKRQAPNVARMKMLGAEVRPATSGSKTLKDATNEAIRDWINNPEDTYYIIGSVVGPHPYPDMVARFQSVISKEIKAQLLEKENRENPDYMIACVGGGSNAAGAYYHYLDNLDVKIIAVEAAGLGVDSGESAATSALGKVGIIHGSKTLLMQSVDGQITEPYSISAGLDYPGVGPMHANLFATGRAQFISITDAQAMEAGLQLSKMEGIIPAIESAHAFAALDQLTFKPSDVVVINLSGRGDKDLSTYVEYFGF, encoded by the coding sequence ATGTCATATAATGTAAATGAAAAAGGATATTACGGAGATTTTGGAGGTGCCTTTATCCCCGAAATGTTGTACCCGAACGTGGAAGAATTAAGATCAAAATATTTAGAATTAACCGCCGATATCGAATTCCAAGCAGAATTTGATGCTTTGTTAAAGGATTATGTAGGCCGCCCTACTCCACTCTATTTTGCAGAAAATTTATCCAAGAAATACAATACAAAGATTTACTTAAAGAGAGAAGATCTTTGTCACACAGGAGCGCATAAAATCAATAATACAATTGGTCAAATTCTCTTAGCGAAACGACTTGGAAAAACCCGAATCATTGCCGAAACAGGCGCTGGACAGCACGGAGTTGCCACAGCTACAGTTTGTGCGCTTATGGGTTTGGAATGTATCGTATTTATGGGTGAAGTTGATATTAAACGTCAAGCACCAAATGTAGCGCGAATGAAAATGCTCGGTGCCGAAGTCAGACCCGCAACTTCTGGTTCAAAAACTCTCAAAGATGCCACAAATGAAGCAATTCGAGATTGGATTAATAATCCCGAGGATACTTATTACATTATTGGATCTGTGGTCGGACCGCATCCCTATCCTGATATGGTAGCACGTTTTCAAAGTGTAATCTCCAAAGAAATCAAAGCGCAACTTTTAGAAAAAGAGAATCGTGAAAATCCCGACTATATGATTGCCTGTGTTGGTGGCGGAAGCAATGCTGCAGGAGCTTATTATCATTATCTAGACAATTTAGACGTCAAAATAATCGCAGTTGAAGCCGCAGGTCTCGGAGTTGATTCTGGCGAAAGTGCCGCAACTTCAGCTTTGGGGAAAGTTGGAATTATTCACGGAAGTAAAACACTTTTAATGCAATCTGTCGATGGGCAAATTACCGAACCTTATTCCATTTCGGCAGGATTGGATTATCCTGGCGTTGGACCAATGCACGCCAATTTATTCGCCACTGGCAGGGCACAATTCATCTCAATTACCGATGCTCAAGCTATGGAAGCTGGACTGCAATTATCAAAAATGGAAGGAATTATCCCCGCAATCGAAAGTGCGCACGCTTTTGCGGCACTAGATCAGCTGACTTTTAAACCAAGCGATGTTGTAGTTATTAATCTTTCTGGACGTGGGGATAAAGACCTTAGTACTTATGTGGAGTATTTTGGGTTTTAG